The genomic interval ggagagatgAGCGACGGGTGACCATGGTTGATTTTAAGTGCTTATTATCAGCAACAGGCGCAGGTAACCCCAGAGGGGACTTTCTGGAGTGAGACATGGACTTTGCTGAAATTATCTTCGCTTTGTTCATCGTCGTGGTCGCGGTCGTCTCGCTGTTGTCAAACTTGTTGGTGCTGCTATGTTTCGTTCACAGCACCGAGATACGCCGACAGGTGCCCGGTGTTTTCACCATGAACTTGTCCTTCTGCAACATACTCATCACTGTTCTGAACATGCCGGCCACTTTGGTGGGGATTATCAGGAACCAGCAGCCTTTTGGGGATTGCGTCTGCCACACGGTGAGCTTCCTGGAGACCTTCCTGACCGCAAACACCATGTTGAGCATGGCAGCCCTCAGCATAGACCGGTGGATAGCGGTGGTCTTCCCGCTCAGCTACTCCACTAAGATGCGCTACAAGGACGCGCTGATCATGGTGTGCTACTCCTGGCTCCACTCCTTCACCTTCTCCCTGACGGCGCTGCTCTTCTCCTGGGTCGACTACAGCGACGTTTACGCGTCCTGCACCTTGCAGCCGAGCGAGGAAGGCAGCGACAGGATTAAGTTTACAATCTTCACCGTGGTTTTCCACGCCACCAGTTTCATGCTCTCCCTGCTCATCCTGTGCTTCACCTACCTGAAGGTGCTGAAAGTCGCCAGGTTTCACTGCAAGAGGATCGACATTATCACCATGCAGACTCTTTTCCTCCTGGTCGACATTCATCCAAGGTAGTTCACCTCTGCTTAATATcagcatgttttctctttctctataCACTTTCAGTGTATAATTCACAGTTTTGTCACTAGTTTgaatgaaggggaaaaaaaaagactaaacgtcttttgctgttttcagtgtgaaacaGAGATGTTTAGCTgagcaaaagaggagaaagcagagagccaCAAAGAAGATCAGCATCTTCATCGGCTCATTCATCATCTGCTTTGCTCCTTATGTAATTACAAGGTAAGTCCAACTGATAATGACCCTTAAATCACTGAGTTTACTGCAAACCTTGTGACAAACAACTTAGGAGATAAATGTGCCCACTTATAACAAAACAGCCTGAGCAGTTATCTTGTGAGTAGCCTATTTGGGTTAAAACAAAGCCTTAAAATTATGAGTAAATAGCCTCATTTTTGCATTCAGACACATTGGAGTTGTCCTCTGTGGAGCCATAAGACGCAGGTCTGTCACACCTGAAGTGCACAGCCGCATtccagtttgtcttcagctAAGAGCACAGAGCTCATTTTTACCCCATGATTTTTAATTCTTATCATTTCTCTGAAGATGGCTCATCGTCACTGCTGCATCGCTCTCTGAACAGGTGTCTTGCCGGGCTGCTTCCACTGAAATGCGCACACAATACAGCGGAGGACAATAGATACAGCACAGACAAATAGTGGCCcccagagaaaaaaagaggaaacgcTTCAGGGGCCCACGAGCCAGTTTTCAGCCAGATGCGCTGCTGATGATCCATCAGCTTGACATTTGTGGTGTGTGCACATATGGCAGGGAAGAGGGAAGACACATTAACAAGGACGGAGTGTCTGAGAAACTGGAGTAACCTCCTGACCAGGCTTAACCACGGGACATAACCCGAGTGACTGTCCAACCCAAACCATCTCATTATGATAATCCCTCCTCATGTATCTGTTCTGCTTTCAAATGATCATTTCTACACATTATTTACTCACAGTAAAACTCTTATATTCTTCACTCTCTGTGGTATCCTTGTGCTTCAGTGACATTTGTCCTTACTTTAATTAACAGAATGGAAGTGTGAAGGGGGGCTGAACCCGATGGTTCAGTTTTTAGAGAGTCAAAGTCGTGACCAGTATTATTaacattttcaaaagcactttctCCCCTAATATATATGTTACATTTCCTTTTTGTGTATGCACTATGGAAGATTTAAAATGCCATCTCAGAAGAGAGAATAGGCTCCCCTGCGCCTCATCGTGAAAACTAATGGTCATAATGCAGCTGATACAATCAGGTTTAAGCTGTTCTCTGCTGACAACACGGAAATGCAAAGCAGATCTTGATTTCTGAGGAAAAGCTGAATATTTGTCCCTTTATATTACAGCACGTTTTTCCAATTGGTTTTGACATCGTAAACGTAGACACGAAGAGGAAGTACGTATtacagtttgtgttgtatttcactttattcatgtgttttcatgcaggCGTTCTGAATCTtccatacatttttaaaatcataaaaactgcagagagaatTTCAAATAGTGTCCTATTTAAAACTTATTATTAGTTCATGGGTCAATAATCTTCATAATATGCACACAGATGCCTAAAAACTGAATGCACATAAGAAAAGATGGTGAACATACAGAAGAATAGTGAGTCCTGTCtgcaaaatatttcaacagaGAACTGCCaactattcatttattatttatctattCCCAGTGTCAGTGCATGAATTATGGCACAGGTGACCACTTTGTGCAGCTCAAATGAAGGCTGAGATAAAATATATCTCtcaaaaatgtcagactgtaACCTCCCCTTTGACCTCCCTTAATAATTTTGTGTTAAAGGCTCTGTAGTTTCACTATTATCTAATCATCTAACAGTCCTGAACAAAGGAGCTCTGACAGGCATCTTTTCAAAAGATGCATTTTGTTTAGTCGTGTTTCTGCTGCCGCCCCTTCAGGTTGGCCGAGCTTCTACCCTTCGTGGACATCAACCGCCACTGGGGAATCATCAGTAAGTGCCTGACGTACAGCAAGGCTGCGTCCGACCCCTTCGCCTACTCCCTCCTACGTCAGCAGTACAAGAAAGTCCTGGTTACTGTCGTCAACAGGCTGCTCCGCCGTGACCTGTACCCCTCGTCTGGCCATAACAGCTCTTTAGACACAGAGAACGACTACTGTCTCCAGAGGATCAGCTAATGGCAAGCGCACGGACATGACAGATACACACTGCAAGCCAAAAATAAAGGTTGCCTCTTTGAAGAAGGTGGGCGGAGGAAAAGaatgaggagggagacagagaggacaggataTTGTTTGGAAGGGAAAAGAGAGCAGATAGAGGGGACAGATTGTGGGTGGGGGGTGAGCATAAGGAAGTGGTAGGCGGAGAAGAATGAAAGGACAGTGATGAGGGGGAGGATGAACGGGCGaaggggaagacagacagggagcGATGGGGACAGTGTTGGCCTCGCGCAGTAAACAGGGGATCTATGATTCATCGGcgatggcaaaaaaaaaacacacaggaacacacacacagatgagacgAATGAATTTCATGGAGTAAGTCATGGGTTCAGATTAAAAAACTGCAGGTCCACGCTGCTGGAGAACGGCCCCTTCTTCTCTTTGAGAGACACGTATGAAGTGGCCTTTTGTACTGCACGAATCCACACGTTGTGACCTTTCTACCGCTGCAGCACGCAGGGACGGAGCTGGAAGCCGGTGGTCGATAGGCGTCGGAGTGAAGACGTGAAATGAAGGAGAAACTATGTTGTTCCTGCCTCTGGATGATGTACCTTCAGTGAATGGATGTACTCTTAGGTgtggagaaacagctgctgcacattATTGCCATGTTCCGTATTGACCATGTTAGACTACTTTGC from Chaetodon auriga isolate fChaAug3 chromosome 24, fChaAug3.hap1, whole genome shotgun sequence carries:
- the gpr78b gene encoding G-protein coupled receptor 26 isoform X1 — protein: MDFAEIIFALFIVVVAVVSLLSNLLVLLCFVHSTEIRRQVPGVFTMNLSFCNILITVLNMPATLVGIIRNQQPFGDCVCHTVSFLETFLTANTMLSMAALSIDRWIAVVFPLSYSTKMRYKDALIMVCYSWLHSFTFSLTALLFSWVDYSDVYASCTLQPSEEGSDRIKFTIFTVVFHATSFMLSLLILCFTYLKVLKVARFHCKRIDIITMQTLFLLVDIHPSVKQRCLAEQKRRKQRATKKISIFIGSFIICFAPYVITRLAELLPFVDINRHWGIISKCLTYSKAASDPFAYSLLRQQYKKVLVTVVNRLLRRDLYPSSGHNSSLDTENDYCLQRIS
- the gpr78b gene encoding G-protein coupled receptor 26 isoform X2 translates to MTSTEIRRQVPGVFTMNLSFCNILITVLNMPATLVGIIRNQQPFGDCVCHTVSFLETFLTANTMLSMAALSIDRWIAVVFPLSYSTKMRYKDALIMVCYSWLHSFTFSLTALLFSWVDYSDVYASCTLQPSEEGSDRIKFTIFTVVFHATSFMLSLLILCFTYLKVLKVARFHCKRIDIITMQTLFLLVDIHPSVKQRCLAEQKRRKQRATKKISIFIGSFIICFAPYVITRLAELLPFVDINRHWGIISKCLTYSKAASDPFAYSLLRQQYKKVLVTVVNRLLRRDLYPSSGHNSSLDTENDYCLQRIS